A stretch of DNA from Granulicella pectinivorans:
TGGGCGCGCAGCGTGCGTTAGGGCCTGCCGATGGGGCCTGGAGTGCCGAGGATATGGATGGTCTTCAGCCAGTCCGCAGCGAGGGCGGGCCAGCGGGAGATGGGGAGGTCTGTCGGGCGAAGGCCGAAGCCGTGGCCACCCTGCGTGAAGAGATGCAGTTCGGCGGGGACCTTCGCGTCCTTCAAGGCCTGGAAGTAGACGAGTGCGTTCTCGACGTGTGCGGTGTAGTCGTTCTCTGCCATGATGAGGAAGGTGGGAGGCGTGGTGGGGGTGGGCTGCACGGTGGGATTGACCTTGCCCCCGGAGCCGTTCAGCCAGCCGGGGTAGAGGAGCATCTGGAAGTTCGGTTTGGCGTCGATGGTGGATGGTGGCACGTTGCTGCCCTGAAAGTCCGCATGGGTGCTGAGCGCGGCGGCGAGGTGTGCTCCTGCGGAGAAGCCGATGGCACCGATGCGGTCGGGGTCGATGTGCCACTCTCTGGCGTGGGTGCGGGCGATGCGCATGGCCTGCTGGGCGTCTTCGAGGTCCTCGACGTTCTCGG
This window harbors:
- a CDS encoding alpha/beta hydrolase, whose protein sequence is MTSLPRLLLACAALTASACAQQYTLPLWPHGNPEPTTITGPETDPTTDANRIVSGKVTIRVTNVSKPLLSVYQPDAAHNTGAAALVFPGGAYIRLAYNIEGTEVCEWLNSLGVTCLLVKYRVPQQGHYPENVEDLEDAQQAMRIARTHAREWHIDPDRIGAIGFSAGAHLAAALSTHADFQGSNVPPSTIDAKPNFQMLLYPGWLNGSGGKVNPTVQPTPTTPPTFLIMAENDYTAHVENALVYFQALKDAKVPAELHLFTQGGHGFGLRPTDLPISRWPALAADWLKTIHILGTPGPIGRP